The following proteins are co-located in the Haloarcula marismortui ATCC 43049 genome:
- a CDS encoding ArsR/SmtB family transcription factor has product MDSAELLNLLGNANRRRILKLLAHKPCYVTEISEYIGVSPKAVIDHLQKLEDAGLIDSRTDDQRRKYFSIARNLRLEVRVSPYEFGTKSAYPANPEFEMPSCRHLSIDVGEEAGGNFHDLARELEHLQQLENELSLAQRWVQARLTDVRDRIDSGFENGDGRLYAELVSGLANGIDTVPALAREIEAPPEIVEEALTRLADDNVVERTDDGWEIV; this is encoded by the coding sequence ATGGACTCCGCCGAGTTACTCAATCTCCTTGGAAACGCCAACCGCCGGCGGATTCTCAAACTACTCGCACACAAACCCTGCTACGTCACCGAAATCAGCGAATACATCGGCGTTAGCCCGAAAGCCGTCATCGACCACCTCCAGAAGCTCGAAGACGCCGGGCTCATCGACTCCCGGACAGACGACCAGCGCCGGAAGTACTTCTCTATCGCCCGGAACCTCCGTCTGGAGGTCCGTGTCTCTCCCTATGAGTTCGGCACCAAGAGCGCCTATCCGGCAAATCCAGAGTTCGAGATGCCCTCCTGCCGTCACCTCTCGATAGATGTAGGCGAGGAAGCTGGCGGGAATTTTCACGACCTGGCACGCGAACTGGAGCATCTCCAGCAGCTAGAGAACGAACTGTCGCTGGCCCAGCGGTGGGTGCAGGCCCGTCTGACGGACGTGCGGGACCGCATCGACTCCGGCTTCGAGAACGGCGACGGACGACTGTACGCAGAACTGGTCAGCGGGCTCGCAAACGGTATCGACACGGTGCCGGCGCTGGCCAGAGAGATCGAAGCGCCGCCGGAGATCGTCGAGGAAGCACTCACTCGGCTCGCAGACGATAACGTGGTCGAGCGGACCGACGACGGCTGGGAAATCGTTTAG
- a CDS encoding Na+/H+ antiporter NhaC family protein has protein sequence MAPETYGLISLFPAMLAIVLTLFTRQVLLSLFAGIWIGATVLVGWNPAAGAARSLQFVVDNVTEPFNVKLLLFTFLIGAMLGMIFLSGGMNALASQMVKRIRTRRQAALGTSLLGMTIFVDSYASTMITGSVMRPITDKFDISREKLAYILDSTTAPTASISVVSTWLGFEVGLIAEQLTTIGVDRSAFLLFLESIPYRFYSLLALAMVFIVVIADLDFGPMAEAERRAREEGKVLGDNADPLMETQEDDIVTPDHVEPRWWYFAAPIIALVGVTGFSLYYSGGGFAGRGLTDALSNAATADAIVWASFSACLVILTILVGHARIAVDEVSDAIFEGFKMVMFPVAVLSLAWSIGAVSQALGVGPYVIAISEGIITAGMLPAVIFVSAVIISFSIGTSWGTMGILFPVAIPLGHALGAPLAPAIAAILTGALFGDHCSPISDTTVMSSMFAASDHVDHVNTQIPYAVLAGIVATGLFLMAGYGVPAYIALPIGLAAVGSVTYLLSEQLSVEVPSSYGSKAD, from the coding sequence ATGGCACCAGAAACGTACGGGCTTATCAGCCTGTTTCCGGCGATGCTCGCCATTGTACTGACGTTGTTCACTCGCCAAGTACTGCTCTCGCTGTTTGCAGGTATCTGGATCGGTGCGACGGTTCTCGTCGGCTGGAACCCGGCCGCCGGAGCCGCTCGAAGCCTCCAGTTTGTCGTGGATAACGTGACTGAGCCGTTTAATGTCAAACTGCTCTTGTTCACGTTCCTTATCGGGGCAATGCTGGGGATGATCTTCCTCTCCGGCGGGATGAATGCGCTGGCGTCACAGATGGTCAAGCGCATTCGAACCCGTCGGCAGGCGGCGCTTGGCACGTCGCTACTGGGGATGACGATCTTCGTCGACTCGTACGCCTCGACAATGATTACCGGGTCGGTCATGCGGCCGATCACCGATAAGTTCGACATCAGTCGCGAGAAGTTGGCGTACATCCTTGACTCAACCACTGCTCCGACCGCATCGATATCAGTTGTCTCGACGTGGCTCGGATTCGAGGTCGGCCTCATCGCCGAGCAACTGACCACAATTGGGGTGGACCGAAGCGCGTTCCTGCTGTTCCTCGAATCGATTCCCTATCGGTTCTACAGCCTGCTCGCACTTGCAATGGTATTCATTGTTGTCATCGCCGACCTCGACTTCGGCCCGATGGCGGAGGCCGAACGCAGAGCCAGAGAAGAGGGGAAGGTCCTCGGCGACAACGCCGACCCGCTGATGGAAACACAGGAAGACGATATCGTGACGCCCGACCACGTTGAGCCGCGGTGGTGGTACTTCGCCGCGCCAATCATCGCACTTGTGGGGGTAACCGGGTTCTCGCTGTACTACTCCGGCGGTGGATTCGCTGGCCGGGGCCTTACCGACGCGCTGTCGAACGCGGCCACTGCGGATGCCATCGTCTGGGCCTCGTTCTCGGCCTGTCTGGTCATTTTGACCATTCTCGTCGGGCACGCACGAATCGCAGTTGACGAAGTGAGCGACGCTATCTTCGAGGGGTTCAAGATGGTGATGTTCCCCGTCGCGGTGCTCTCGCTCGCGTGGTCTATCGGTGCCGTGAGCCAGGCACTCGGTGTCGGTCCATACGTCATCGCCATCAGCGAGGGAATTATCACGGCTGGGATGTTGCCCGCCGTCATTTTCGTCAGCGCGGTGATTATCAGCTTCAGCATCGGCACGTCCTGGGGGACGATGGGTATCCTGTTCCCGGTCGCAATCCCGCTCGGACACGCGCTCGGTGCGCCGCTGGCACCGGCTATCGCGGCGATTCTGACCGGCGCGCTGTTCGGTGACCACTGTTCGCCGATCTCGGACACCACGGTGATGTCGAGTATGTTCGCCGCGAGCGACCACGTCGACCACGTGAACACCCAGATTCCCTACGCGGTGCTGGCCGGCATCGTCGCAACGGGACTGTTCCTGATGGCCGGCTACGGCGTCCCGGCGTACATCGCGCTCCCGATCGGACTGGCCGCTGTCGGGTCCGTGACGTACCTGCTCTCAGAACAGTTGTCCGTCGAGGTCCCGAGTTCGTACGGGTCGAAAGCGGACTGA